In Chaetodon auriga isolate fChaAug3 chromosome 7, fChaAug3.hap1, whole genome shotgun sequence, a genomic segment contains:
- the LOC143323433 gene encoding uncharacterized protein LOC143323433: MVTLYETLAMNADRLILLLALRFVCVSSNDEENFDNKSCETQTLSAPLGSSVLLPCVFSTSSLNLVSWSQTPDMDLVHLTSEGRVKFVDPRYGRVKAFPNQGLEGNYSICIDELKNSDLGCYRCEQGEDCLQVKLVAAEIGKLSGELLLLLIYICVGLAVCILLIVCGCCCCVKFRSWWNDRTQDHADKDVGAGASAPPLETGRVPAEQQRGQDTLVYENDDQDPANQQGDPFRNRCSLPGVLPDLDGTRPTQDTSGIYPNLSQFNFERMQSQRRKLRFHAELFSRLRQASLSRHYYVNQGDISRQQAAPTQAENPPRAGVGKKRARENCEYKNPIYNRSTDQLNQL; encoded by the exons ATGGTCACACTGTACGAGACGCTGGCAATGAATGCTGACAGGCTGATTTTACTTTTAGCCCTGCgcttcgtgtgtgtgtcttccaaTG ATGAAGAGAACTTTGACAACAAATCTtgtgagacacaaacactcagcgCTCCTCTTGGCTCCTCGGTGCTGCTCCCATGCGTCTTTTCAACAAGTAGCCTCAACTTGGTGTCATGGTCCCAGACTCCTGACATGGACCTGGTCCACCTCACTTCTGAAGGGCGCGTTAAGTTTGTGGACCCCAGATATGGTCGGGTGAAagcttttccaaaccaaggcTTAGAGGGGAACTACTCCATCTGCATTGATGAGCTTAAAAACTCTGACCTGGGCTGTTACCGCTGTGAGCAGGGAGAAGACTGTCTTCAAGTGAAACTGGTTGCTGCTGAGATCG GTAAACTGAGcggagagctgctgctgctgctgatataCATCTGTGTTGGTCTGGCTGTTTGCATCCTGCTGAttgtctgtggctgctgctgctgtgtgaaattCAGAT CATGGTGGAATGACAGAACGCAGGACCACGCGGACAAAGATGTGGGTGCAG GTGCCAGTGCTCCACCTCTGGAAACAGGCAGAGTGCcagctgaacagcagaggg GACAAGACACTCTTGTTTATG AAAATGATGACCAAGACCCAGCCAACCAGCAGGGCGACCCCTTCCGAAATCGTTGCAGTCTACCAGGAGTCCTTCCTGATCTGGATGGAACACGACCCACTCAAGACACAAGTGGGATTTATCCAAACTTGAGCCAGTTTAACTTTGAGAGGATGCAAAGTCAGAGAAGGAAACTGAGATTTCATGCAG AACTCTTCAGCAGATTACGGCAAGCAAGTCTCAGTCGGCATTATTACG TTAACCAAGGCGACATCAGCAGGCAGCAAGCAGCACCAACTCAGGCGGAGAATCCTCCCAGAG CAGGTGTGGGgaagaagagagcaagagaaa ATTGTGAATACAAAAACCCGATTTACAACAGGAGCACAGACCAGCTCAACCAGCTGTAG
- the LOC143323531 gene encoding P2X purinoceptor 5-like, giving the protein MAGSFFKRRVLTLLDYKTEKFIVAKNKKVGLLYRLIQLSIIGYIIGWVFVSKKGYQETDEAIQSSVITKLKGVALTNTSESGLQVWGPEDYVIPPQGEAVLFVVTNFLETPHQKLGYCAETPRVLSGHCRDDKDCEKGKMVVAGHGIMSGRCLGSDKNSTGSCEIYGWCPVERTFKPKRPTLTNAQNFTIYIKNFIKFPKFQFSKSNVLETTDDSYLKKCRYDEELHPYCPIFFLGDITRRAGYNFQDMDTLGGSIGVMIEWDCDLDKDYSNCNPQYHFTRLDISGSNKTIAKGFNFRHTRYFKNAAGESYRSLFKVYGVQFNIMVHGKAGKFSIVPTAINIASGLALMGAGTVFCDMVLLYLMKEGTAYRERKFEGSADNSAECKKEQAPLAALG; this is encoded by the exons atggCCGGGAGCTTCTTCAAGCGACGCGTCCTCACCTTACTCGACTATAAAACGGAAAAATTCATTGTcgccaaaaataaaaaagttggACTTTTGTACAGACTCATTCAGTTATCCATCATCGGTTACATAATAGG GTGGGTTTTTGTAAGCAAGAAAGGCTACCAGGAAACAGACGAGGCCATCCAGAGTTCTGTCATAACCAAGCTGAAAGGTGTCGCACTGACCAACACCTCTGAGTCTGGTCTGCAGGTGTGGGGACCAGAGGACTATGTCATCCCACCACAG GGTGAAGCTGTTCTGTTTGTTGTAACCAATTTCTTAGAGACACCACATCAGAAGCTGGGATACTGTGCTGAG ACCCCCAGAGTGCTGAGTGGCCACTGCCGAGATGACAAAGACTGTGAAAAAGGAAAGATGGTAGTGGCTGGTCACG GAATTATGAGTGGCCGATGCTTAGGAAGTGATAAAAACTCCACCGGTTCCTGTGAAATCTACGGCTGGTGTCCCGTTGAAAGAACCTTCAAACCAAA ACGGCCTACGCTAACAAATGCTCAAAATTTCACCATCTACATCAAGAATTTCATCAAATTTCCCAAATTCCAATTTTCAAA GTCCAACGTCCTTGAAACGACGGATGACTCCTATTTGAAGAAATGCCGATATGACGAGGAGCTCCACCCCTACTGCCCCATCTTCTTCCTGGGAGACATCACCAGGCGAGCCGGATACAACTTCCAGGACATGGACACATTA ggGGGCTCCATTGGTGTTATGATAGAGTGGGACTGTGACCTTGACAAAGATTACTCCAACTGCAACCCACAGTACCACTTCACTCGCCTGGACATCAGCGGCTCCAACAAGACCATCGCAAAGGGATTCAACTTCAG ACACACTCGGTATTTCAAAAACGCTGCTGGTGAGAGCTACAGGTCTCTGTTCAAAGTCTATGGTGTCCAATTTAACATCATGGTGCATGGAAAG GCGGGGAAGTTCAGCATTGTTCCAACAGCCATCAACATTGCTTCAGGACTGGCTTTGATGGGTGCT GGAACTGTCTTCTGTGACATGGTCCTTCTCTACCTGATGAAGGAGGGCACCGCTTATCGAGAGAGGAAGTTCGAAGGATCTGCAGACAACAGTGCAGAATGCAAGAAGGAGCAGGCCCCACTGGCAGCACTTGGTTAA
- the akt2 gene encoding RAC-beta serine/threonine-protein kinase has protein sequence MNEVSVVREGWLHKRGEYIKTWRPRYFILKSDGSFIGYKEKPEVSSDHSLPPLNNFSVAECQLMKTERPRPNTFVIRCLQWTSVIERTFHVDSNEERKEWMRSIQAVANSLKSQQQDEEPMEIKFGSPSDSSGTEEMEIAVSKSRTKVTMSDFDYLKLLGKGTFGKVILVKEKATGMYYAMKILRKEVIIAKDEVAHTVTESRVLQNTRHPFLTTLKYAFQTHDRLCFVMEYANGGELFFHLSRDRVFTEDRARFYGAEIVSALEYLHSRNVVYRDLKLENLMLDKDGHIKITDFGLCKEGITDGATMKTFCGTPEYLAPEVLEDNDYGRAVDWWGLGVVMYEMMCGRLPFYNQDHERLFELILMEEIRFPKNLAPEAKALLAGLLKKDPKQRLGGGPDDAKDVMSHKFFTSINWQDVIEKKLVPPFKPQVTSETDTRYFDDEFTAQTITITPPDKYDSLDAEDSDQRTHFPQFSYSASIRE, from the exons ATGAATGAAGTCAGTGTTGTGAGAGAGGGATGGCTCCACAAGAGAG GTGAATACATTAAAACATGGCGGCCTCGTTACTTCATCTTAAAGAGCGATGGCTCCTTCATTGGTTACAAAGAGAAGCCTGAGGTGTCCAGTGACCACAGCCTACCACCACTCAACAACTTCTCTGTCGCAG AATGccagctgatgaagacagagCGTCCCAGGCCCAACACGTTTGTCATTCGTTGCTTGCAATGGACCTCCGTTATTGAGCGTACCTTCCACGTAGACAGCAACGAGGAGAG GAAAGAATGGATGCGATCGATCCAGGCAGTGGCAAATAGCCTGAAGAGtcagcagcaggatgaggagCCCATGGAGATCAAATTTGGCTCACCAAGTGACAGCAGCGgcacagaggagatggagattGCTGTGTCCAAATCCCGCACAAAAGTG ACCATGAGTGATTTTGACTACCTGAAGCTGCTGGGGAAAGGAACATTTGGGAAGGTGATTCTGGTGAAGGAGAAGGCCACAGGGATGTACTATGCTATGAAAATCCTCCGCAAAGAAGTCATCATTGCTAAA GATGAGGTCGCACACACAGTTACAGAAAGCAGAGTTCTCCAAAATACGCGGCATCCCTTTCTAACA ACACTAAAATATGCATTTCAAACGCATGACCGGCTATGCTTTGTGATGGAGTATGCAAATGGAGGAGAA CTCTTCTTTCACTTATCGCGGGACAGAGTGTTCACAGAGGACAGAGCGAGATTCTATGGTGCAGAAATAGTATCAGCACTGGAGTACCTACACTCACGCAATGTAGTTTACAGGGATTTAAAG CTGGAGAACCTCATGCTAGACAAGGACGGCCACATAAAAATAACAGACTTTGGGCTGTGTAAAGAGGGGATCACAGACGGAGCCACCATGAAAACCTTCTGTGGAACCCCGGAGTACCTGGCACCAGAG GTGTTAGAGGACAATGATTACGGACGGGCGGTGGACTGGTGGGGACTGGGCGTGGTCATGTATGAGATGATGTGTGGCCGGTTGCCCTTCTACAACCAGGACCACGAGCGTCTCTTTGAGCTAATCCTCATGGAGGAGATCCGCTTCCCCAAGAACCTGGCTCCTGAGGCCAAGGCCCTGCTAGCCGGTCTGCTCAAAAAGGACCCCAAACAAAG gcTTGGAGGCGGACCAGATGATGCCAAAGATGTGATGAGCCACAAGTTCTTCACCTCCATCAACTGGCAGGATGTTATTGAAAAAAAG CTTGTTCCGCCCTTCAAGCCCCAGGTCACATCAGAGACGGACACACGTTACTTCGATGATGAGTTCACAGCACAAACCATAACAATAACTCCCCCTGACAAGT ATGACAGTTTAGATGCAGAGGATTCAGATCAGCGTACGCACTTTCCTCAGTTCTCCTACTCTGCCAGCATACGGGAATGA
- the ccnp gene encoding cyclin-P, translated as MARTGFCDPKPLLDLHKKADERHAPLRTWANACGPVDCWQPVEVDESRMPPFKMETDSRWGRRLSMQTSEDLIMEFHEDCQTRSAGTVIFTEADGCVEEPVLRRTLGLQGLLSLQALVPSLLRHEVETALEKLDLIWDRTYAWDMFLDMMRSQTQYCFPNADLPRHFTEVTRAVLVDWLIQVHEMMQFQAETLYLAVHLLNRSLQQIKVTTANLQLLGMVCLFIAAKKEECLLPEVSGLCYLMDHTYTKHQLLRMERKVLCGLKFDLSYCPPLHFLILLASIARCSAKMVWMARYLLELSLLEGQCVVFLPVQLAGAALCLSRKVLQEPPTPEGEAAWCLASSVHVGSEAALLKIMHILASAAAKAHTRETCASFIKFSSPETMHVSRHPGLKNACGLLGLYTCQS; from the exons ATGGCCAGGACTGGTTTCTGCGACCCCAAGCCCCTGCTGGACTTACACAAGAAG GCGGATGAGAGGCATGCCCCGTTAAGAACTTGGGCTAATGCCTGTGGGCCTGTAGATTGCTGGCAGCCTGTCGAAGTGGACGAGTCCAGGATGCCCCCTTTcaaaatggagacagacagcagatgg GGGAGGAGGTTATCAATGCAAACAAGTGAAGACCTCATCATGGAGTTCCATGAAGACTGTCAAACACGCTCAGCTGGTACAGTAATCTTTACCGAAG CAGATGGGTGTGTGGAGGAGCCTGTGCTTCGTCGGACCCTCGGGCTGCAGGGTCTTCTCAGCCTACAGGCACTGGTGCCCAGCTTGCTGCGCCATGAAGTGGAGACGGCACTGGAGAAGCTGGACCTCATATGGGACCGGACATACGCCTGGGACATGTTCTTGGATATGATG AGAAGTCAGACTCAATACTGTTTTCCCAACGCTGACCTGCCCCGACACTTCACTGAAGTCACTCGTGCTGTCCTAGTAGACTGGCTCATTCAAGTTCAT GAGATGATGCAGTTTCAGGCAGAGACCCTCTATCTGGCTGTGCACCTCCTCAACCGCTCCCTGCAGCAGATCAAGGTGACCACAGCCAACCTGCAGCTCCTTGGTATGGTCTGCCTCTTCATTGCTGCAAAGAAGGAGGAGTGCCTACTGCCCGAG GTGTCTGGACTCTGCTACTTGATGGACCACACGTACACTAAGCATCAGCTGCTGCGTATGGAGCGCAAAGTCCTCTGCGGGCTCAAGTTTGATTTGTCCTACTGTCCCCCTCTGCATTTCCTCATTCTCCTCGCCTCCATTGCTCGCTGCAGTGCTAAG ATGGTGTGGATGGCTCGCTATCTGCTGGAGCTGTCTCTCCTTGAGGGCCAGTGTGTGGTGTTTCTGCCTGTGCAGCTGGCAGGAGCGGCCCTATGCTTGTCCCGCAAGGTTCTGCAGGAGCCTCCAACACCAGAAGGGGAGGCTGCCTGGTGTCTGGCCTCCAGCGTCCATGTCGGCAG tgaggCTGCCCTGCTGAAGATTATGCACATTCTGGCCAGTGCCGCAGCCAAGGCACACACCCGAGAGACCTGTGCTTCTTTTATTAAATTCTCCTCCCCAGAGACCATGCATGTCAGCAGACACCCGGGTCTAAAGAACGCCTGTGGTCTGCTTGGCCTATACACTTGTCAGTCCTAA
- the dhx40 gene encoding putative ATP-dependent RNA helicase DHX40 encodes MSKSTRCDSKGHESKHLPIYQHKAKLVQAVKDSTFLLVTGETGSGKTTQLPQYLHEAGLCKDGKICITQPRRVAAITVAQRVAQEMQCTLGREVGYQVRFDDCTSQDTVVKYMTDGCLLRETLADPVLSQYSVVILDEVHERSLNTDILLGLLKKIFSSPAKAIKGRSFPLKVVVMSATLESDKLSAFLGDCPVFTIPGRTFPVTCTFGSAVGPKDIESAAYVKEVVKMALDVHTGEMSGDILVFLTGQSEIERACDLLFEKAESIDYRYDVQDQTVDGLLILPLYGSMPTDQQRQIFQPPPSGIRKCVVATNIAATSLTINGIKYIIDSGFVKQLNHNSRVGMDILEVVPISKSEAQQRAGRAGRTSAGKCFRIYTKEFWEKSMPEYTIPEIQRTSLTAVILTLKCLGIHDVIRFPYLDCPEERFILEALKKLYQFDAIDRRGKVTRLGELMVEFPLHPGLTRAVLKAASLGCQDLLLPVAAMLSVENIFIRPGHPDKQKEADKKQRALATKSGGMNDFATLLSVFQSCKSSDRPSAWCKDNWIHWRALKSAFSVETQLREILLRLTQKRDFPVETFDGNKSELFRRCLCSGYFTNVARRSVGKVFCTMDGNGSMVHVHPSSSLFDQEDELNWVIFHDVLVTSRVYIRTVCPIRYEWVKDLLPKLHEVDVYELSSVAREEVTDEEMIKWETREAAKRQPEVSTEDVMKKLEKRNNETTVSDARARYLQRKQERQQSKAL; translated from the exons ATGTCCAAATCAACAAGATGCGACTCCAAAGGACACGAATCAAAACACCTGCCTATCTATCAGCACAAAGCCAAGCTGGTCCAGGCTGTTAAAGACAGCACTTTTCTACTGGTCACCGGTGAGACTGGCAGCGGGAAAACGACACAACTTCCGCAGTACCTGCATGAAGCAG GGCTTTGTAAAGATGGCAAAATCTGCATCACCCAGCCTCGCCGGGTGGCTGCCATCACAGTGGCCCAGAGGGTAGCCCAGGAGATGCAGTGCACTCTGGGTAGAGAGGTTGGCTACCAAGTGCGCTTTGATGACTGCACATCACAG GACACGGTGGTGAAGTACATGACAGACGGCTGTTTGCTCAGAGAGACCCTGGCAGATCCTGTGCTCTCTCAGTACAGTGTTGTAATCTTGGATGAAGTCCATGAACGCAGCCTCAACACA gaTATTCTTCTGGGTTTATTGAAGAAAATCTTCTCCAGCCCTGCCAAAGCCATCAAGGGCCGCTCTTTCCCTTTGAAAGTGGTGGTGATGTCCGCCACCTTGGAATCTGACAAACTCTCGGCCTTTCTCGGCGACTGTCCCGTCTTTACTATTCCTGGGAGGACTTTTCCTGTCACCTGCACGTTTGGTTCTGCTGTAGGACCTAAAGACATAGAGAGCGCGGCTTATGTGAAGGAG GTCGTCAAAATGGCCCTTGATGTGCACACCGGTGAAATGAGTGGGGACATTCTCGTGTTTTTGACAG GTCAGTCAGAGATTGAGCGTGCCTGTGACTTGCTGTTTGAAAAAGCGGAGTCTATAGACTACCGCTACGATGTGCAGGACCAAACGGTGGACGGCCTTCTTATTTTGCCCCTTTATGGATCCATGCCCACTG ATCAACAGAGGCAAATCTTCCAGCCTCCACCTTCAGGGATCAGGAAGTGTGTAGTGGCCACAAATATTGCAGCAACATCTCTCACCATCAATGGCATTAA GTACATCATAGACAGCGGGTTTGTGAAGCAACTCAACCACAACTCAAGAGTGGGCATGGATATCTTGGAGGTGGTGCCTATTTCAAA GAGCGAGgctcagcagagagcaggtCGAGCTGGAAGAACGTCAGCTGGGAAATGCTTTCGAATCTACACCAAGGAATTCTGGGAGAAGAGCATGCCTGAATACACAATTCCAGAAATCCAGAGGACGAGTCTGACTGCAGTGATACTCACGCTCAAGTGTCTGGGCATTCATGATGTCATTAG gTTCCCTTATCTTGACTGTCCAGAGGAAAGGTTTATTCTTGAGGCGTTAAAAAAGCTCTATCAATTTGATGCCATCGACAG GAGAGGTAAGGTGACCCGGCTGGGGGAGCTGATGGTGGAGTTCCCCCTGCACCCAGGCCTTACCAGAGCCGTGCTCAAAGCCGCCTCGCTCGGCTGTCAGGACCTGCTACTCCCTGTGGCCGCCATGCTGTCTGTGGAGAACATTTTTATCAGGCCAG GTCACCCTGATAAGCAGAAAGAGGCAGATAAAAAGCAGAGAGCGCTGGCTACCAAGAGCGGCGGCATGAACGACTTTGCCACACTCCTCAGCGTGTTTCAGTCATGCAAGTCCAG tgacagacccTCAGCGTGGTGTAAAGATAATTGGATCCACTGGAGGGCGCTGAAGTCTGCCTTCAGTGTGGAGACTCAGCTGCGAGAGATCCTCCTCCGCCTCACACAG AAGAGAGATTTCCCTGTAGAAACATTTGATGGCAATAAGAGTGAACTCTTCAGACGATGCCTGTGCTCGGGGTACTTCACTAACGTTGCCAGAAG GTCTGTTGGAAAGGTGTTTTGCACTATGGATGGCAATGGATCCATGGTTCACGTTCATCCATCGTCCTCG CTGTTTGACCAGGAGGACGAGCTGAACTGGGTCATCTTCCACGATGTGCTGGTGACCTCACGGGTGTACATCAGGACGGTGTGCCCTATTCGATACGAGTGGGTGAAGGACTTGTTACCTAAACTCCACGAGGTGGATGTCTATGAACTGAGCAGCGTGGCGAGAGAAGAAGTGACCGATGAGGAGATGATAAAATGGGAGACCAGGGAAGCAGCCAAAAGACAACCAG AGGTTTCTACTGAAGATGTCAtgaagaagctggagaagcGGAACAATGAAACCACTGTCAGCGACGCTCGAGCTCGCTATCTGCAGCGAAAGcaagaaagacaacaaagtaAAGCGCTTTGA